The sequence CCGCGAGCGCGCGGATCGTGTCGAACCGCGCCACCCGCGTCGAGATCGTCACCATCAGGCGGACCCCGGCTTCGCCGGCGCGGGCGATGATCTCATCGCGCTCGGCGTCGAAGTCCGGGAAGTCCAGATGGCAGTGGCTGTCGACCAGCATCACGCGGCTCCGCCGGCCGGCGCCTCGGCCTCGACATAGCGCGGGAAGACGCCCTCGGGCTTGGGCAGCTCCGCGCCGGCAGCAAGCCGCCCGCCGGCTCCCAGCCGGTCGAAGCTGCGCGCATCCGCCGGCACCGCCAGGAGGTCGAGCAACTTGCCCGCACTCGTCGGAATGACCGGCTGCGCCAGGATCGCGACCTGGCGGATCACTTCCGCGGTGACGTAGAGCACCGTCGCCATGCGCACCGGGTCGCTCTTCTTCAGCGCCCAGGGCTCCTGCGAGGCGAAATAGCGGTTGGCCTCGGCGACGCAGGCCCACACCACCGACAGCGCCTGATGGATCGCCTGACGCGACATCGCCTCGCGCGCGGCCGCCAGCATCGCATCGGCCTGGCCGAGAATGGCCTCGTCCTCGGCCGTGAAGGCGCCCGGCTCCGGCAGGCGCGCCTCGCAGTTCTTGCCGATCATCGACAGCGAGCGCTGCGCCAGGTTGCCGAGATCATTGGCGAGGTCCGCATTGATCCGGTTGACGATGGCCTCGTGGCTGTAGTTGCCGTCCTGGCCGAAGGGCACTTCGCGCAGGAGGAAGTAGCGCACCTGGTCGAGGCCGTAATGGTCGATCAGCGCGAACGGGTCGATCACGTTGCCGACCGACTTCGACATCTTCTCGCCCTTGTTGAACAGGAAGCCATGCGCGAAGACCCGCTTCGGCAGCTCGATCCCCGCCGACATCAGGAAGGCCGGCCAGTAGACGGCGTGGAAGCGTACGATGTCCTTGCCGATGACGTGCAGGTTCGCCGGCCAGTAGCGCCAGCGCGGGTTGCTCTCGTCGGGAAAGCCGGCGGCGGTGATGTAGTTGGTCAGCGCGTCGACCCACACATACATCACGTGCCGCTCGTCATCGGGCACGCGCACACCCCAGTCGAAGGTGGTGCGCGAGATCGACAGGTCCTTCAGGCCGCGGCTGACGAAGCTGACCACCTCATTGCGGCGCTCGTCCGGGCCGATGAAGTCCGGATTGGCTTCGTAGTGGGCGAGCAGGCGGTCCTGATAGGCCGACAGGCGGAAGAAGTAGCTCTCCTCCTCGACCCATTCGACGGGCGAGCCCTGCGGGCCGTAGCGCACGCCGTCGGCGCGCAGCTCCGTCTCGCCTTCCTGGTAGTAGGCCTCGTCGCGCACCGAGTACCAGCCGGAATAGCTGTCCTTGTAGATGTCGCCATTGGCCGCCATGCGGCGCCAGATCTCCCGGCTCGCCTCGTGGTGGCGCGGCTCGGTGGTGCGGATGAAATCGTCGTTGGAACAGCCGAGCGCCGCCGCCATGTCGCGGAAACGGGTGGCGTTGCGTTCCGCCAGCTCCTCGACCGGGATGCCTTCCGCACGCGCGGTCTGCAGCATCTTCTGGCCGTGCTCGTCGGTGCCGGTGAGGAAGAACACGTCGCGGCCGTCGAGGCGCTGGAAGCGCGCGATGGCATCCGTCGCCATGCTCTCGTAGGCGTGGCCGATATGCGGCGCGCCGTTGGGATACGAGATGGCAGTGGTGACGAAGAAGGGCGATCGATCGGTCATGGCCTGTCAGAGGATCCGGATTACAGGTGGTGGCCCGAATGGGCGTTCCAGAAGTCGAGTGCGAGGCGGCGGGCGTCAAGCCCGCGCGGTTTCGGCAAGATCGCGCAAGGTGTTGAGCACGATCTGCTTCCTGTCGAGATTATAGGCATCCGCCTCGCGCGCGGCGCGGCTGGTCTTTTCCCATACCTCGCTCAGCCTGACAAGGCGCTGGAGCCCGCCCTGCCCTGCCTCGCCGAGCCGGGTATGCAGGTGGTCGGCCACAAGGTCCTGAAACAGGCTCCAGGCATCGTCCGCGCCGGTGCGCGAGACCTGGTCGGCAAGGTCGTGCGCAGCCGCCGCATCCAGCCGCGGAAGGCCTGCCATCAGCTTCGCGAAACTGTCGGCCAGCTCGATGGAATCGCCCGCCGCCAGCTTGATCGCCTTGCGCAGGCTGCCCTGCGCCAGATCCGCCGCCCTGCCCGCGATCCGGTCCGCCGGATCGGCAACGCCGAGTTCGCCGAGCCCCGCCAACACCTCCTCGCGCGACAGCGCGCGCATGTGGAGCATGCGGCAGCGCGAGCGGATCGTCGGCAGCAGCCGGCCCGGGGCATGGGACAGAACCAGAAACAGAGACCGCTTAGGTGGCTCTTCAAGAACCTTCAGCAAGGCATTGGCCGCGTTGACATTCATGTCATCGGCCGCATCGACGATACAGATCCGCCAGGAGCCTTCCGAGCCCGTAGATCCGAAGAACGGCACCGTGCGGCGGATCTCGTCCACCGTCAGGTCCTGCTTGATCTTGTCCTTGGCCTTGCGCTTGGGATCGTACGGCCGCCGCAGGTGCAGCAGCCCCGGATGGGCGCCCGCCGCGATCTTGCGAAAGTCCGGATGCCCGGCAGGGATCGCACAGTCCGGCGCCTCGGCGACGGCCGGGGTGGCCGGATCGGGATGCGCCAGCGCGAAGCGGGCGAAACGGAAGGCCAGCGTCGCCTTGCCGATGCCCTTGGGCCCGGCGAGGATCCATGCGTGATGCATGCGGCGGGAGCGGTAGGCCGACAGCAGCTCCGCTTCCGCCTCGTGGTGGCCGATCAAGCTGTCGCGCTCGCGCGGCAGCGGCACGTCCTCGATGGCATCGGCTTCCGTCAGCAGCGGATCGGCCAGGTCGTTCATGTGCGTGCGCCCTCGCCCTGCAGCAGGCGCGCGGAGACCGCCCGCCAGATCTCCTGTTCCACCTCGTCCTGCGTCTGCGTTCCGTCGATCACCAGGAACCGCTCCGGCTCGTTGGCGGCCAGCTCCAGGAAGAGTTGCCGGCGCCGGTCGTGCACGCTCGCCCCTTCCGTCTCGAAACGATCCGGCTGGGGCGCGCTGCCAGTGGCGCTGCGCGTCATCACCCGGGCCATGCCGACCTCGGCCGGCACGTCGATCAGCACCGTCAGGTCCGGCCGGCAGCCGGCCACGGCCAGAGCTTCGAGCCGGTCCAGGAACGCCGTGTCGACGCCGGATTCTCCCTGGTAGACGCGGGTGGAATCGGCAAAGCGGTCGCACAGCACCCAGTCGCCGCGCGACAGCGCCGGCTCGATGGTGGCGTCGACATGGTCGGCTCGCGCGGCGGCAAACATCATCGCCTCCATCTCCGGGCCGAGATCCTTGACCCGGCCGCCGAGCAGCAGCCGGCGGATGGTTTCTGCGCCCGGAGAGCCGCCCGGCTCGCGCGTCACCACCACCTTGACGCCCGCCCCTTCCAACCGCTTGCGCAGCCGGTCGATCTGGGTCGACTTGCCGGCCCCCTCGCCGCCCTCGAAGGTGACGAAATGCCCGCGCTCGCCAGGCTCATTCATCGAGCCACCATCCGAACAGGGTTTCCTTGACCACATCGGAGGCCCGGCTCGTCACCGTGCCGGCCTCGGACGCGCCGCCGGTCAGCAGCGGCGCCCGGTAGACGATATCGCTGTCCCTCAGGACCCGCAGCTCGCCGACTTCCGTGCCTGCCTGCACCGGCGCGGGCAGCGGGCCGCGATAGATCGCGCGCAGCCGATAGGCCCGGCGGTCGCCGCGCGGCAGCAGGATCTCGACATCCTCGCGCACCACCAGCGGCACCGCCCCCACCGTGCCGCCGAAGACGCGCGCCTCGGTCACCGTGTCGCCGGCGGAAAACAGCACCACATCCTCGAAGTCCTTCTCCAGACTGTCGAACAGGCGGCGCAGCGCCTCTTCGCGCCTGTCGGCATCGGGATATCCGGCAACGATGCCGATCAGCCGCCGGCCGCTGCGCTCGGCCGAAGCGACCGCGTTGTAGCCCGCCCCTTCGGCAAAGCCTGCCACCAGCCCGTCGACACCCGCGACCTCGCCGATCAACGGGTTCTTGTTGCGCTGGAAAATGCCGTTCCAGGTGAAATCGGGCGCGCTGAACAAGGCATAGCGGTCGTTGTGGCGGGTCAGCACATAGTCCGCCAGCCGGGCCATGTCCCGCGCGGTCACATAGGACTCGGCCGTCTCGTAGCCGGTCGGATTGGCGAACAGGCTCCCGGTCAGGCCGATTTCGGCGGCCTTGTCGTTCATCCGCGCGGCGAAGGCTTCCTCGCTGCCGGCGATTCCTTCCGCCAGCACGATGGCCGCATCATTGGCATTCTGGATGATCAGGCCGCGCAGCAGGTCGATCACCGGCACCTCGCTGCCCAGTCGGGCAAACATGGTGGTGACGCGGGCCGGCGCGCCGCCGCTGCGCCAGGCATGCTCGCTCACGGTGAAGACCGTTTCCTCGGTCAGTTCGCCGGCCGCCAGCGCATCGAGGACGACCGCCGCCGTCATCAGCTTTGCCGAGGAGCCGGGCTGATAGCGCACGGTCGGATTGCGGCTGGACAGCAGCGTGCCGGTGGTGATGTCGAGGAGCAGAGCGGAGGTGTTGTCGGGCGGGCTCGCGTCTTGCGCGCGGGCAGCCCCTGGAGGTGCGGCAAGGGCCAGGCCGAACGCCAGCAGCCCGGACGCGAGAACACGCGCCAGGTGCTGCCGCAGCACACCTGGGCGATTCCGTCTCCGCATTGCGGCAACAGCCGTCATTCCCTGCACTCCCCGTCCCGGCCCGATGTTCGCGCCATGGCGAAAACATACAGGCTCGAGCGGGTCAAGCCTACCTGTGCCTTGAGCTATTTCAGTCCGACTGGCGGGCGGCGAGCTCACGCGGCGACAGGCCCTGGTCGATCGCGTCGAAGGCGGCATAGGCACCCTCGATACGGGCCGTGGCCCGGTAGGACGAGATCGCGGACCCGCGGGAGAACGTGCTCGGCTGGCCGAGATAGGCCGGCCCCGGCGCCAGAACCGGCTCGGTCGCGACCGCCGGCACCGCCGGCTGCGCGTCTCCGCCATAGCTCATGACCGGCGTGGACGCCGTGCTGTCCTGCCCGGCGCTTGCCGGAACATTGCTCTCGAACGTGTTGAGCGAGGCGACCTGCACCGATGCCGCGCCGGATTCGAACGCGACCGCCGGGTCGAACGCGGCGGTGACCATCTGGCCGAAGCCGCCCGAGCCCGCGAGAACCGGCCCGTACGGACGGTTGCGCGGCAGCGGCGCGGGGCCGGAGACCGGCGCCGGGCTTGCGGCCGGAATATCGGCCTGGGCCAGCATCGTGCCCGGCATGGTGGCGCCCGGCTCGACGGAGCCCGGGCCACGATAGGAGGCCATCAGGAAGCTCTGGTCCTGCCCGTCCATGCGGGCCTTGCCCACATATTCCACCTTCACCTTGGCCACGCCCGCGCTCTTGAAGTCGAGCATGGTCGCGACCTTTTCGGACAGGTCGATGGTGCGGTTGCCGTGGAAGGGCCCGCGATCGTTGACGCGAACGATCATCGAGCGGCCGTTCTTCAGATTGGTCACGCGCGCATAGGAGGGAAGCGGCATCGTGGTGTGCGCTGCCGTCGGCGCGTTACGGTCGAAGACCTCGCCATTGGCGGTCATCCGTCCGTGGAAGGTCGGCCCGTACCAGGAGGCGAGACCGACGGAGGTGTAATTCGGATTGTCCTTCGGGTGGTACCACTTGCCGGCCACCTTGTAGGGCTTGCCGACCATGTAGCGGCCGCCGCCCTTGGGCACGGCCTGGTTGCCCGAAACGACGCGCGGGCTGGCCGCGACGCCGTACTTTTCTTCGCTGAACTTGACCTTCTTGCCCTTCGGGGCAGAACCGCAGGCGGCCAGCGCGAGGCACAGCGAGGAAACCGCCAGAATGCCGAGACTGCGCGAGGAAAGCAGGCGACCGGAATCCGGCGCCACGCTGCTGCGGGAGGAATTGGGGTCTGTGCTCAGGTGCCGGCGTTCTGCTGCCGGGGCCTTGCCATCGTTCATTCTGCCGCCCTACTCGATACCTGACCGGCGGTTTTCGCCCGGGGTTCCGGCTGGGACGAACCTTCTGTCCGCCTTGCCGCTCCTTCGGTCGACATCCTGCTGCCAGGCGGCCGACCGCGCGGGGTCCTTTGCCGCCATGTGCAGTGGACTTACAAGGTTAGGTGGAGCGACGCCCGTTTCAGGACTGCATGTCCGGGGGAGTCTGTCTCGTTCGCCTGCCTTGCGTGCCCTGCCGGTCGGACCCGTCTCGTTGCGATGCTGCCCCCCAATGGCGCATCACGACACGTGTACCATGCCGTCTCTTACTGCAAGGTGAAGACGCGGTCGACGTGCACGCATGTCGCAGCGCACGTTTTTCAACAACCTGTGGCGAAAGGGTCGCAGAATGACGTCGGGGAGGACGTGGTCGCGCCCTCCCCGAACCGTATTTTCAGTGATTGGAGCCGATTACTGGCCGATGCGGGCGCGCCCGGTCATGCCGTCGTCGCGGCGCCAGAAGAGCGTGTTGCCATCGCCCCTGGACAGGGTGAAGCAGAACTGCTTGCCGTCGTACCAGGCCTGCCACTTCTGGCAGAGCCGGTTGCCGCGCACCCACCAGCGCCCCTGGTCCTTCGGCTGCATGAAGCGGCCGAGCCCGACCGCATCGCCCGATCCGCTGACCTTGCCGTTGGTCTGATAATAGAGAGGAAACTCGCCGCCGAGCGGCACCTTCAGATAGATGCGCTTGCCGGCGACCGTGTTGCGGATTTCCTTTTCGGAAAGCTGCGCGCTGGCCAGCGCCGGCGTTGCGACGACGGCGACACTTGCGATCAGCGCGGCGAGCGCGCCTGCCTTGCGTAGCTGCATTGCTTGTCTCCCGGTCGAACCTTGGGGGAAAGCGGCCCCGTCGGGCCCGCTTGTCACTATGCAAGGAGTTACGCGCCTGCCCGCCCGCCGGATCAGCTGCACCGGGCTTTGCGCGCCCCGGCCGCCCCTTTCCGCCACCGAAAAAAGGCGATGCGACCATTTGTGATACGGGTCACATCCTCACCGGGAGCGCCGGACTACAACGGACCCATGGCGCGTGCCCCCGCGCCGGACGCCGAACAACGGCGCAGCCGCCGATCCGGTCCCTGCCTCGACCTTCCGGATCGGCGGCTTTTCTCTTTCTCCCCCGAAAGCCCCCCCCACCCGGCCTGTTTCCACAAGCCCCCGGCACCCAGCCTCAGCCGCGCATAGGCTCAAACGCCCTTGCCGCACCGGCCCCCGCCCTGACCGCAATCCGGTCAAGGCGCAGCAGCGGACGGCGACCGACAGCCTCCCGGGCGCTCGATCTCGCACCGCGCTCTTTCACATGAGGAAACGTCCGCCACCGCCCTCGCCTCGCCGCTTGACAAGCCGGCCCGCGAGGGCGAAACGAAGCGCAACGGAAGAGTGGCCGAGTGGTTTAAGGCAGCGGTCTTGAAAACCGCCGTACGGGAGACCGTACCGTGGGTTCGAATCCCACCTCTTCCGCCACTGCTAGGAGGGACTGATGCAGGAATTTTTTGCATGGTTCGTCGATGCGTTAGCCTCCAGAAATTGGCCGAAGATTATTCCAGCGCTGGCCGAAATCATTCGAACGACGGCACCAGTTTTCACTGTTCTCATCGCATATCAAGCGCTCAAAAATTGGAAGCGCCAAGATAAGGCCAAAAGAGAATCCGAGTTTTTGGATTCTCTCATCGAAGCAGCCCACACTTTTATCGCGGAAATGCCGAAGCCGGTTGTATTGCTGCAGATAGCAAAGATCGGCATGGACAGCCATACTCGTTCTTGGGAGGAAGGCGACGAGGACGAGAAAGCGATAGCTGGCGCAATTGCCTATATCGAGAAAAATGGAGAGCGTGACGGCAAACGCTTGTTGGATTGCTTGGAAGCAGTTCGACCGTCCGTTATCAAACTCCGCTCATTAGTTGCAAAAGGGCAAGTATTTGGCTTCGAAAACTATACATCTTGCCAAGATTCTGTGGCAATCTTGACTTGGAATTTTGACCGTCTCGAGGCTTTTACCGGAGTCATAGGTTCGCCATCATGGAACTGGCAAAATCCTGAAGTACGCGTACGCTTGAAGGATGCGATGAGGCTTGACCCGGACGAGATACGAAAGAGCATTCAAGACAACAACGTCACCCTGTTGACATTTGCCAGTAAAACATACGCCAGAATTTACGGCTAGCATAGCAGTGGACTTTATCGTGGGCGCTCCCCAACCCGGTTGCGCTCCCTCATGCTGAATAGGCCGTGCTCGTGCCACGGACGAAGCGCGCGGATAAACCCGCCTCCGCCCGTTCAGAAAAGCATATCGGCAAGAACTTCTGGAAGGACGGTCGCTTCCGGGTGACGACTATGGGGGCTGTTAAATTGGCACAAGGATCGCGCCCGACTGTTTTTGATGCTATTGCCATGTCATACTAGTCGGCCCTCTACGCGGGCCGTGATTTCATAGGATAATGCCGCAAACGTAGCCCTTGGTTTCGCTGCTTTTCGCCATGGCCCGCCAATTGCCATACGTGACGCGATATTGCCGCCGCTTGCCGCATTCCCGCTCCCCAGGAAACTCAAAATCGCGAAGGCCACGCCCCCCTGCCCCGCGCACGCCGCGCAACAAGCTGCCATCCCATCCGCCATCCGATATAAGACCCCAAGCCACCCACGGAGACGGACGCGTGAGATCGCAGCCCCTTTATCAGACGGACGCGAGTTTGCTCGTCCTGGAAACCTCGGCACTCGATGCCCGCCCCGGGGCCGTGCTTCTCGACAAGTGCATCGTCTTTCCCGGCGGCGGCGGGCAGCTTGCGGACCGCGCCACGCTCCGCTGGTCTCGCGGCGAGGCGGCGATCACCGCCGTCACGCCCGATGAACGGGGATGGTGGCATGCCTTCGATGGCGAGGAGGAGCCGGACGGTCCCTTGCAGGTCCAGGTGGAGCCTCAGTTCCGCCGCCTGATGTGCGAACTGCACACCCTCGCCCATATCGCCAACAGCGTCGTCTTCCGCGAGTTCAACGGCGCGTTGCTGACCGGCGCCCAGCTGTCGGACGACGAGACGTTCCGGTTGGATTTCGATCTTCCGGGCTCGGATGCGGCACGGCTGCGCGAGCTGGCGGATCCCATCAACGAGGTGATCCGGGCCGATCTACCGGTGCGGGCCTTCCTGATGCCGTGGGACGAGGCCAATGCCGTTCCCGGACTGTTTCGCAGCAAGGCCGTCTCGCCGCCCCGCCAGGACGACGGCAACGTCCGGATCGTGGAGATCGGCGAGATCGACCGGCAGGGCTGCGGCGGCACGCATCTGGCCTCGACCGGGCTCGCCCGGCCGGTGCGCGTGCTGAAAGTCGACAACAATGGCCGGCAGAATCGGCGCGTGAAGATCGGTTTCTAGCCACTAGCGCGCACGGCCTGCGCTCCCTCAGCCCAGCCACAGCGCCTTGAGCGGCATCCACAGGCCCATGGCGATCATCATCAGGTTCTCGGTCAGCGAGACGAAGCCGAGCGGCACGTTGCTCGCCCCGCCGACGCAGGCGCATTTCAGCTCCCGCCGGTCGATATAGACCGCCTTGAACACCGAGACCGCGCCGACCGTGCCGATGAACAGCGCCACCGGCGCTGCGATCCACAGCAGCGCGCCGGCGATCATCAGCACGCCGGCCAGCGCCTCGCCGAAGGGATAGAGCCGGCCGTAGGGCACCCAGCGGCGGGCCAGCAGGTCGTAGTTCAGGAACATGGTCGAGAAGCTCTCCACGTCCTGCAGCTTCTGGATGGCGAGAATGCACATGCTGATCGCGACGAACCACTCGAAGGCGCGCAACGTCAGGACCGAGCCGAAGGCCGCCCAGCTGGCGGCCAGCGCCATCAGCAGCGCCATGGCGAAGATCGCGATCACCGGGCGATAGCTGGTCGCGTCCTCATCCGGAACGCTCTCGCCGAAATAGCGGCGCAGCTCCTCGTGCCCGCCGATCCGCTTCCCGTCGATGAAGGTCTGCGGCGTCGTGTCCACCTCGTGCTCGCGCTTGAACCGGTCGGTCTCCTCGCGTGAGGCGAGATGATGGTCCTCGACGGTGAAGCCGTGCCGCTCCAGAAGGTCCTTGGACTTCAGCCCGTAAGGGCAGATGTGGTCCGGCATCACCATCCGGTAGAGCGTGGCGCGTTTGTGCTCCTCAGCGGCTGTCATGGCGCGGTCTCCCCTTGGTGTCGGCGGGCGAGACGAACGCCCGCCCTCCCTTACCCAACGGGCTGGGCGGAAAGTGGTTCCGCGACAGATCGGTGAGCGGCCGCGCTCCGCCTCAGCGCTTGGCGGGCTTCTTCTGCGCGTTCAGCCCGGCTGCCGCCTTGATCAGCGCCGTAAAGGCCGCCTCGTCCAGGTCCTCGCCCTCGTGGAGATCGATGGCACGGCGGGCATTGCCGTCGAGGCTGGCGTTGAAGAGACCTGCCGGATCCTCCAGCGCCGCCCCCTTGGGAAAGGTCAGCTTGACCTTGTCCTTGTAGGTTTCGCCGGTGCACAGGATGCCGGCACGCGACCACACGGGCACGCCGCGCCACTTCCATTCCTCCACCGTTTCCGGCTCGGCCTTGAGGATCAGCGCCCGCGCCCGCGCCAGCATCTCCCCGCGCCAGTCGCCCAGCTCGCGGATCCGCGCATCGATCAGCGCAGAAGCCTCATCCGGCGCCATCGTCTCGCTCTTCGTCATCGCAGTATCTCGTCTCTCATGGTGTCCAGCCGGGCAGCTTCGCCGCCTGCGCTATCCAGCTCGCCAGCTGCGCCTCGTCCAGTTCCTCGCCCTCGTTCAGGTGGACGTAGCGGGTGTTCTCGTCCTTGGAGGCGACCGGCGGCAGCGGATCGAGCTCCGCACCGCGGAAGAAGGCGAGCTTGATGTATCTGGTGAAGCCGTGGACGCCCAGGAACCAGCCCTGCCCCTCCACGCCATAGAGCGGCGAGTTCCATTTCACCGCCTTGCGCACGTCCGGCACGGTGCGCTCGATGAGCGCGTCGAGCTGCCGGCCGACCTCGCTTTTCCAGCCGGGCATTGCCGCGATATAGGCCTGCACGGGTTCGTCGCCCTCTCCCTTGGGGATCTGCGGATTGCCGCCGGTCAGCAAGACCGGTTCCTTGGACGTCTCGCGCTTTCCGGCGGCCATCACGCCTGCTCTCGCCAGTGCGCGTTTTCGCCCGCAGTCCGGCTGTTCACCCACGGCAGGGCGAACAGCCAGAGCCCCGTCAGCATCAGCGGGATCAAGGGCACCAGCGCCAGAACGCCGACCCAGACGGAGGGCGTACCGGCGAGGTTCGTCGCGATATTGGCCAGCACGGCCAGGGTAAAGGCGAGCGACAGCCAGCGATGCAGCTGCCGGATCCATCCGTTGCGGGTCATGGCATGGTGCTCCGGTCTAGAGGCAAGGATAGGGGGGCGAGACTTCAGACCGTCACTGCAGCCGCTGAACGACCTCTTCCAGCTTGTCGAGGAAGCGCGGCCAGCCGGCGGTCGCCCCGCCGAAATAGCGCGGCTGGTCGCGGCGGAAGCCGGTCTGTTCCAGCCGCAGCTGCGTCCCGCTGCCGGTGGGGGTCAGCGTCCAGGTGACGATGCTTTTCAGATCGTGATCGCCCCAGCTATAGGCGAGCAGGTGCGGCGGCTCGATATCCAGCACTTCGCAGTCGACCGCCCCCCAGTCGGCGCGAAAGCCGAAACGGTGGCCGATGGCCGGGCGGAAGTCCCCCTTCATCAGCCATTCCTCGATGAGATGCGGTTCGGTCAGCGCGCGCCAGATCTTTTCCGGCGGATGGGAGATGTGGCGTTCCACCACCACCGACAGCGTATCGTCCTGCGTCTGCGTCACTGATCCATCCTTCCCAGCAGGTCTTCCAGGGCG comes from Stappia sp. 28M-7 and encodes:
- the tmk gene encoding dTMP kinase, whose product is MNEPGERGHFVTFEGGEGAGKSTQIDRLRKRLEGAGVKVVVTREPGGSPGAETIRRLLLGGRVKDLGPEMEAMMFAAARADHVDATIEPALSRGDWVLCDRFADSTRVYQGESGVDTAFLDRLEALAVAGCRPDLTVLIDVPAEVGMARVMTRSATGSAPQPDRFETEGASVHDRRRQLFLELAANEPERFLVIDGTQTQDEVEQEIWRAVSARLLQGEGART
- a CDS encoding alanyl-tRNA editing protein, whose translation is MRSQPLYQTDASLLVLETSALDARPGAVLLDKCIVFPGGGGQLADRATLRWSRGEAAITAVTPDERGWWHAFDGEEEPDGPLQVQVEPQFRRLMCELHTLAHIANSVVFREFNGALLTGAQLSDDETFRLDFDLPGSDAARLRELADPINEVIRADLPVRAFLMPWDEANAVPGLFRSKAVSPPRQDDGNVRIVEIGEIDRQGCGGTHLASTGLARPVRVLKVDNNGRQNRRVKIGF
- a CDS encoding DUF1801 domain-containing protein, with the translated sequence MAAGKRETSKEPVLLTGGNPQIPKGEGDEPVQAYIAAMPGWKSEVGRQLDALIERTVPDVRKAVKWNSPLYGVEGQGWFLGVHGFTRYIKLAFFRGAELDPLPPVASKDENTRYVHLNEGEELDEAQLASWIAQAAKLPGWTP
- a CDS encoding septal ring lytic transglycosylase RlpA family protein, which translates into the protein MNDGKAPAAERRHLSTDPNSSRSSVAPDSGRLLSSRSLGILAVSSLCLALAACGSAPKGKKVKFSEEKYGVAASPRVVSGNQAVPKGGGRYMVGKPYKVAGKWYHPKDNPNYTSVGLASWYGPTFHGRMTANGEVFDRNAPTAAHTTMPLPSYARVTNLKNGRSMIVRVNDRGPFHGNRTIDLSEKVATMLDFKSAGVAKVKVEYVGKARMDGQDQSFLMASYRGPGSVEPGATMPGTMLAQADIPAASPAPVSGPAPLPRNRPYGPVLAGSGGFGQMVTAAFDPAVAFESGAASVQVASLNTFESNVPASAGQDSTASTPVMSYGGDAQPAVPAVATEPVLAPGPAYLGQPSTFSRGSAISSYRATARIEGAYAAFDAIDQGLSPRELAARQSD
- a CDS encoding glutaredoxin family protein, with amino-acid sequence MTAAEEHKRATLYRMVMPDHICPYGLKSKDLLERHGFTVEDHHLASREETDRFKREHEVDTTPQTFIDGKRIGGHEELRRYFGESVPDEDATSYRPVIAIFAMALLMALAASWAAFGSVLTLRAFEWFVAISMCILAIQKLQDVESFSTMFLNYDLLARRWVPYGRLYPFGEALAGVLMIAGALLWIAAPVALFIGTVGAVSVFKAVYIDRRELKCACVGGASNVPLGFVSLTENLMMIAMGLWMPLKALWLG
- a CDS encoding D-alanyl-D-alanine carboxypeptidase family protein, translating into MLRQHLARVLASGLLAFGLALAAPPGAARAQDASPPDNTSALLLDITTGTLLSSRNPTVRYQPGSSAKLMTAAVVLDALAAGELTEETVFTVSEHAWRSGGAPARVTTMFARLGSEVPVIDLLRGLIIQNANDAAIVLAEGIAGSEEAFAARMNDKAAEIGLTGSLFANPTGYETAESYVTARDMARLADYVLTRHNDRYALFSAPDFTWNGIFQRNKNPLIGEVAGVDGLVAGFAEGAGYNAVASAERSGRRLIGIVAGYPDADRREEALRRLFDSLEKDFEDVVLFSAGDTVTEARVFGGTVGAVPLVVREDVEILLPRGDRRAYRLRAIYRGPLPAPVQAGTEVGELRVLRDSDIVYRAPLLTGGASEAGTVTSRASDVVKETLFGWWLDE
- a CDS encoding DUF1801 domain-containing protein; the protein is MTKSETMAPDEASALIDARIRELGDWRGEMLARARALILKAEPETVEEWKWRGVPVWSRAGILCTGETYKDKVKLTFPKGAALEDPAGLFNASLDGNARRAIDLHEGEDLDEAAFTALIKAAAGLNAQKKPAKR
- the metG gene encoding methionine--tRNA ligase, which encodes MTDRSPFFVTTAISYPNGAPHIGHAYESMATDAIARFQRLDGRDVFFLTGTDEHGQKMLQTARAEGIPVEELAERNATRFRDMAAALGCSNDDFIRTTEPRHHEASREIWRRMAANGDIYKDSYSGWYSVRDEAYYQEGETELRADGVRYGPQGSPVEWVEEESYFFRLSAYQDRLLAHYEANPDFIGPDERRNEVVSFVSRGLKDLSISRTTFDWGVRVPDDERHVMYVWVDALTNYITAAGFPDESNPRWRYWPANLHVIGKDIVRFHAVYWPAFLMSAGIELPKRVFAHGFLFNKGEKMSKSVGNVIDPFALIDHYGLDQVRYFLLREVPFGQDGNYSHEAIVNRINADLANDLGNLAQRSLSMIGKNCEARLPEPGAFTAEDEAILGQADAMLAAAREAMSRQAIHQALSVVWACVAEANRYFASQEPWALKKSDPVRMATVLYVTAEVIRQVAILAQPVIPTSAGKLLDLLAVPADARSFDRLGAGGRLAAGAELPKPEGVFPRYVEAEAPAGGAA
- a CDS encoding DNA polymerase III subunit delta', producing the protein MNDLADPLLTEADAIEDVPLPRERDSLIGHHEAEAELLSAYRSRRMHHAWILAGPKGIGKATLAFRFARFALAHPDPATPAVAEAPDCAIPAGHPDFRKIAAGAHPGLLHLRRPYDPKRKAKDKIKQDLTVDEIRRTVPFFGSTGSEGSWRICIVDAADDMNVNAANALLKVLEEPPKRSLFLVLSHAPGRLLPTIRSRCRMLHMRALSREEVLAGLGELGVADPADRIAGRAADLAQGSLRKAIKLAAGDSIELADSFAKLMAGLPRLDAAAAHDLADQVSRTGADDAWSLFQDLVADHLHTRLGEAGQGGLQRLVRLSEVWEKTSRAAREADAYNLDRKQIVLNTLRDLAETARA
- a CDS encoding SRPBCC domain-containing protein, which gives rise to MTQTQDDTLSVVVERHISHPPEKIWRALTEPHLIEEWLMKGDFRPAIGHRFGFRADWGAVDCEVLDIEPPHLLAYSWGDHDLKSIVTWTLTPTGSGTQLRLEQTGFRRDQPRYFGGATAGWPRFLDKLEEVVQRLQ